The Candidatus Angelobacter sp. genome has a segment encoding these proteins:
- the murD gene encoding UDP-N-acetylmuramoyl-L-alanine--D-glutamate ligase, with the protein MHELADKKVLVIGIGASGRAAGGLLRAHGVKVLAIDSADSPQLRKDAAALRSAGVEVRLGVKESPADPLDLAVISPGVPVQCAVVQGLVRRNVPLISELELGFRASRCLNIAITGTNGKTTTTELVDRILKQAHRHTIAAGNIGLPLCAVADRTKDLDFLTLEVSSFQLETIQFFRPAVAVLLNITPDHLDRYPGMTEYARAKARLFANQQAFDWAIVQSEALAQLRSLKVEIPSKIITFSANNRRADIHLDRGLLVSRLPDWTGPLLDMDKCRLRGPHNAENLMAALGVGRVLRIPLEEITAALMTYEPGPHRCELVAEINGVRFVNDSKATNLDAVHKALLAMPAARAGEPNVLLIAGGQDKGFEFHDVGPLLSQRVKRAYLLGETREKIRAAWSLFTPCTVVSSLLEAVQKSAADAVPGDVVLLSPACSSFDMFQNYQHRGEVFRQAVGQWKQTTGRGTGGGNTSAGGGETEPVKPVRQLI; encoded by the coding sequence ATGCACGAACTGGCGGACAAAAAGGTATTGGTCATCGGGATCGGCGCGAGCGGGCGCGCGGCGGGCGGCCTGTTGCGCGCGCACGGGGTGAAAGTGCTGGCGATTGACAGCGCTGATTCGCCGCAGCTTCGCAAAGACGCCGCAGCGTTGCGCTCGGCGGGGGTCGAAGTGCGGCTGGGAGTGAAGGAATCGCCTGCCGACCCTCTGGACCTCGCGGTCATCAGTCCCGGTGTGCCCGTGCAGTGCGCGGTCGTGCAAGGTCTCGTTCGCCGGAACGTACCGCTCATCAGCGAGCTCGAACTGGGTTTCCGGGCGTCACGGTGCCTGAACATCGCCATCACGGGAACGAACGGAAAAACAACCACGACCGAGCTGGTGGATCGAATCCTCAAACAGGCGCACCGCCACACGATTGCCGCCGGTAACATCGGTCTGCCTTTGTGCGCCGTGGCGGATCGGACCAAAGACCTGGATTTTCTCACGCTTGAGGTAAGCTCGTTTCAATTGGAAACGATTCAATTTTTCCGGCCTGCGGTGGCGGTGCTCCTGAACATCACGCCGGATCACCTCGACCGTTATCCCGGCATGACCGAATACGCACGCGCCAAGGCCCGCCTCTTTGCAAACCAGCAGGCGTTCGATTGGGCGATCGTGCAGAGCGAGGCGCTGGCGCAGTTGCGGTCTTTGAAAGTGGAAATCCCATCGAAGATCATCACCTTCAGCGCGAACAATCGCCGCGCGGACATCCACCTCGACCGCGGTCTGCTGGTCAGTCGGTTGCCCGACTGGACCGGTCCCCTCCTCGACATGGACAAGTGCAGGTTGCGCGGGCCGCACAACGCCGAGAACCTGATGGCCGCGCTTGGAGTCGGGCGTGTATTGCGAATTCCGCTGGAGGAGATCACCGCGGCGTTGATGACCTACGAACCCGGGCCGCATCGTTGCGAACTCGTCGCAGAAATCAACGGGGTCCGCTTCGTCAACGATTCGAAAGCGACCAATCTGGACGCGGTGCATAAGGCGCTGCTGGCCATGCCGGCCGCGAGGGCGGGTGAGCCAAATGTACTGTTGATCGCCGGCGGCCAGGACAAAGGCTTTGAATTTCACGATGTCGGGCCGCTGCTCTCGCAGCGCGTAAAGCGCGCCTATCTGCTGGGCGAAACCCGTGAGAAAATCCGCGCGGCGTGGAGCCTTTTTACTCCTTGCACGGTGGTAAGTTCATTGTTAGAAGCAGTCCAGAAGTCTGCTGCGGATGCTGTTCCTGGCGATGTCGTGTTGCTTTCACCAGCCTGCTCCAGCTTTGACATGTTTCAGAATTACCAGCACCGGGGTGAAGTGTTTCGCCAGGCGGTC